A genomic stretch from Caldicellulosiruptoraceae bacterium PP1 includes:
- a CDS encoding UvrB/UvrC motif-containing protein produces the protein MLCENCNKNPATVHYTSIINGVKTEMHLCEVCAKAKGGLEFDTPFSIANFLSGFFEPTLGYKTEKLNKTTPICKGCGMSFDEFTQSGKFGCSMCYSSFSEKLYPILRRIHGNTKHIGKIPASLGTDLSIKREIDKLKIELNIAIKNEEYEKAATLRDKIKELENRLQSR, from the coding sequence ATGCTATGTGAAAATTGTAATAAAAATCCTGCGACAGTTCATTATACATCAATTATTAATGGTGTTAAGACAGAAATGCACCTTTGTGAAGTTTGTGCAAAAGCAAAAGGAGGACTTGAATTTGATACCCCTTTTTCAATAGCTAATTTCTTGTCAGGTTTTTTTGAACCAACATTAGGTTATAAAACTGAAAAACTTAACAAAACTACCCCAATATGCAAGGGTTGTGGTATGAGTTTTGATGAGTTTACTCAAAGCGGTAAATTTGGATGCTCTATGTGTTACAGTTCTTTTTCAGAAAAATTATATCCTATATTAAGAAGAATTCATGGAAATACTAAGCATATTGGAAAAATACCAGCATCATTAGGAACTGACTTATCAATAAAAAGAGAAATAGACAAACTAAAAATTGAGCTTAATATTGCAATTAAAAATGAAGAATATGAGAAAGCAGCAACATTACGTGATAAGATAAAAGAACTTGAAAATAGGTTACAATCGAGGTGA
- a CDS encoding CtsR family transcriptional regulator encodes MAKLSDIIETFIKELLNSKDGEIEIQRNELAQYFKCAPSQINYVLSTRFTLERGYYIESKRGGGGSIRIMKISIDDNNNFVENLINSINNSLTQHAANSIIDCLYENNFVTEREALLMKVVTNDKTLNIISDNKDEFRAFLLKNMIINLLNN; translated from the coding sequence ATGGCAAAATTATCCGATATAATTGAAACATTCATCAAAGAACTATTAAATAGTAAAGATGGAGAAATTGAAATTCAAAGAAATGAATTAGCTCAATATTTCAAATGTGCACCATCACAAATAAATTATGTATTATCAACTCGTTTTACATTAGAGAGGGGATATTATATTGAAAGCAAACGTGGTGGTGGTGGCTCTATTAGAATAATGAAAATAAGCATAGATGATAATAATAATTTTGTCGAAAATCTTATTAATTCAATTAATAATTCATTAACGCAACATGCAGCTAATTCAATTATTGACTGTCTTTATGAAAATAATTTTGTTACTGAAAGAGAAGCCCTTCTTATGAAGGTTGTAACAAATGATAAAACTCTTAATATTATAAGTGATAATAAAGATGAATTCAGGGCATTTTTATTGAAGAATATGATTATAAATTTACTAAACAATTAG
- a CDS encoding polysaccharide deacetylase family protein translates to MTKKYIIISLIFILLLSACSNNNIVKRKDNFYNSKKSFQKSNLEDINNSPIKNVVNNTKNDIKSNTDISPNKDLNNKIQSKNKAVPEKSDFTEVINDVYKTQSNVIHKNVKNKVVYITIDDGPSIITPKFLEILDKYKIKATFFVVGINCLRYKDYLKEIASSGHSIGNHSYSHKYNIIYKNASQFYNEFYKTQNIIYTITGIWPKIMRFPGGSSNKITPEIEKALIRLNLQYYDWNSITGDANPKTIKVMTSDDVVKNVFSNFKYQDKIVILMHDSPNKIFSLNALPKIIERFKALGYSFDKLTEDVSPIHFSNGIVKNNDNRDETIQTFSEVNKEVYKSIYNDVVKDVYSSVYQEIYR, encoded by the coding sequence ATGACAAAAAAGTATATTATTATTTCTTTAATATTTATTTTATTATTATCTGCTTGTTCAAATAACAATATTGTTAAACGAAAGGATAATTTTTATAACAGCAAAAAATCTTTCCAGAAATCTAATTTAGAAGATATTAATAATTCACCTATAAAAAACGTGGTTAATAATACCAAAAACGATATTAAGAGTAATACTGATATATCACCAAATAAAGACCTAAATAATAAGATACAGAGTAAAAATAAAGCTGTTCCTGAAAAATCAGATTTTACTGAGGTGATTAATGATGTCTATAAAACACAGTCAAATGTAATTCATAAAAATGTAAAAAATAAAGTTGTATATATTACAATTGATGACGGTCCATCTATTATTACACCTAAATTCCTTGAAATTTTAGATAAATATAAAATCAAAGCTACTTTCTTTGTAGTAGGCATTAATTGTTTGAGATACAAAGATTATTTAAAAGAAATAGCAAGTAGTGGACATTCAATTGGCAATCATTCATATTCACACAAATATAATATTATATATAAGAATGCCAGTCAGTTTTATAACGAATTTTATAAAACTCAGAATATTATTTATACTATTACTGGTATTTGGCCGAAGATAATGCGTTTCCCAGGTGGTTCGTCTAATAAAATTACTCCAGAAATTGAAAAGGCTCTTATAAGGTTAAATTTACAATATTATGATTGGAATAGCATAACTGGTGATGCCAACCCAAAAACTATTAAAGTAATGACTAGTGATGATGTCGTAAAAAATGTTTTTTCAAATTTTAAATACCAAGATAAAATAGTTATTCTAATGCATGATAGCCCAAATAAAATATTTTCTTTAAATGCACTGCCAAAAATTATAGAAAGATTTAAAGCGTTAGGATATTCTTTTGATAAACTTACAGAAGATGTATCACCTATTCATTTTTCAAATGGTATTGTAAAAAATAATGACAATAGAGATGAAACTATTCAAACTTTTTCTGAAGTAAATAAAGAGGTATACAAATCTATATATAATGATGTGGTAAAAGATGTTTATAGCAGTGTTTATCAAGAAATATATAGATAA
- the rpsR gene encoding 30S ribosomal protein S18, whose translation MSQNQTGNANEKVQSRQKKKKKVCSFCVERVYDIDYKDVNKLKRFLTERGKIQPRRITGNCARHQRQLTTAIKRARMIALLPFTAE comes from the coding sequence ATGTCTCAAAATCAAACAGGTAATGCAAATGAAAAGGTTCAAAGCAGGCAAAAAAAGAAAAAGAAAGTTTGCTCATTTTGCGTTGAAAGAGTTTATGATATAGATTATAAGGATGTTAATAAATTAAAAAGATTTTTAACAGAGAGAGGAAAAATTCAACCAAGAAGAATTACTGGAAATTGTGCAAGACATCAAAGACAGCTAACAACTGCTATAAAAAGAGCAAGAATGATTGCACTATTACCATTTACTGCTGAATAA
- a CDS encoding single-stranded DNA-binding protein produces MNKVLLMGRLTRDPEIRRTVNNNTVANFTLAVNRRYKRDNEPDADFIPVVVWGKLAEFTENYLKKGRQIVVVGKLQIRSWEAENQRHFITEVIADEIYFADSKPKEENISNKNDYIKEDTSKLIDSELEGFYEEPIDTPEDDLPF; encoded by the coding sequence TTGAATAAAGTATTATTAATGGGAAGATTAACCCGCGACCCTGAAATAAGACGAACTGTTAATAATAATACTGTTGCTAATTTTACTTTAGCAGTAAATAGAAGGTATAAAAGAGATAATGAACCTGATGCTGATTTTATTCCTGTTGTTGTATGGGGTAAGTTGGCTGAATTTACTGAAAATTACTTAAAAAAAGGGAGACAGATTGTAGTTGTTGGTAAACTACAAATTAGAAGTTGGGAAGCAGAAAATCAAAGGCACTTTATTACAGAAGTAATTGCCGATGAAATATATTTTGCTGACTCAAAACCAAAAGAAGAAAATATATCCAATAAAAACGATTATATAAAGGAAGATACAAGCAAATTAATAGATAGTGAGTTAGAAGGCTTTTATGAGGAACCTATCGATACTCCAGAAGATGATCTTCCATTTTAA
- the rpsF gene encoding 30S ribosomal protein S6, which translates to MERKYETIFIVNPNFDDESRNNLIEKVKTLISSNGQIDNIEEWGKRRLAYMIDKHTEGYYVLIQFTAKPDLLKELERVYRITDGFIRFLIVKLDK; encoded by the coding sequence ATGGAAAGAAAATATGAAACAATATTTATTGTAAACCCAAATTTTGATGATGAATCAAGAAATAATCTTATCGAAAAGGTAAAAACATTAATTTCTTCAAATGGTCAGATTGATAATATTGAGGAATGGGGTAAAAGAAGATTAGCTTATATGATTGACAAACATACTGAAGGTTACTATGTTCTTATTCAATTTACTGCAAAGCCAGACCTTCTAAAGGAATTAGAAAGGGTTTACAGAATAACAGATGGTTTTATAAGATTTTTAATAGTTAAATTGGATAAATAA
- the leuB gene encoding 3-isopropylmalate dehydrogenase, with the protein MYKIAVLPGDGIGPEVINEAIKVLNKVSEKYNIKFEFSFFDVGGISIDKFGVPITDENLELIKKCDATLLGAVGGPKWDNLPGNLRPEQALLKLRGGLEVYANLRPAILFDELKSASPLRSDIVEKGIDILVVRELIGGMYFGPKGIEDVNGTKRAYDTEIYSVPEIIRIAKVAFEAARKRKKKVTSVDKANILESSRLWRQVVEEVAKNYPDIELNHMYVDNAAMQLVKDPSQFDVIVTSNMFGDILSDEASMIVGSIGLLASASIGEGTNGLYEPIHGTAPDIAGKNIANPIATILSAAMMLRYSFSLNSAADAIENAVKIALKEGYRTKDLSFGKDTYVTTTEMGDIISKNI; encoded by the coding sequence ATGTATAAAATTGCTGTACTACCAGGTGACGGAATAGGACCAGAAGTGATAAATGAAGCAATAAAGGTTTTAAATAAGGTTTCTGAAAAGTATAATATAAAATTTGAGTTCAGCTTCTTTGATGTAGGTGGTATTTCAATTGATAAATTTGGTGTCCCAATTACAGATGAAAATCTTGAGTTAATAAAAAAGTGTGATGCAACATTATTAGGTGCAGTAGGAGGGCCTAAATGGGATAATTTACCTGGAAATCTTAGGCCTGAGCAAGCACTACTAAAATTACGTGGAGGACTTGAAGTTTATGCTAATTTGCGTCCTGCTATATTATTTGATGAATTAAAATCGGCATCTCCTTTGAGAAGTGATATTGTTGAAAAAGGTATAGATATTTTGGTTGTTAGAGAACTAATTGGCGGGATGTACTTTGGTCCTAAGGGAATTGAAGATGTAAATGGAACAAAAAGAGCATATGATACAGAGATATATTCTGTTCCAGAAATAATAAGAATTGCAAAGGTTGCATTTGAAGCAGCAAGAAAAAGAAAAAAGAAGGTTACGTCTGTTGATAAGGCAAATATACTTGAATCATCAAGGTTGTGGCGTCAGGTTGTTGAAGAGGTAGCTAAAAATTATCCTGATATTGAACTTAATCATATGTATGTAGATAATGCAGCAATGCAACTTGTAAAGGACCCTTCACAATTTGATGTTATTGTAACATCAAACATGTTTGGAGATATTTTATCTGATGAAGCATCAATGATAGTAGGATCAATTGGTCTTTTAGCATCAGCTTCAATCGGTGAAGGGACTAATGGTTTATATGAACCTATACATGGAACAGCTCCTGATATTGCAGGTAAAAATATAGCAAATCCAATTGCAACAATATTATCAGCTGCAATGATGTTAAGATACAGTTTTTCATTAAATAGTGCAGCTGATGCAATTGAAAATGCTGTTAAAATAGCCTTGAAAGAAGGATATAGAACAAAAGATCTTTCCTTTGGTAAAGACACGTACGTAACCACAACTGAAATGGGAGATATAATATCAAAAAATATATAA
- the leuD gene encoding 3-isopropylmalate dehydratase small subunit, translated as MIFNGKAHKYYDNIDTDVIIPARYLNTSDPNELAKHCMEDLDKEFVNKVNKGDIIVAGKNFGCGSSREHAPIAIKASGISCVIAKSFARIFYRNAINIGLPIIECPEAVDSISDQDNLDVDLINGKIKNLTKNEEYIAKPFPQFMQDIMKMGGLISYVKGEKK; from the coding sequence ATGATATTTAACGGTAAGGCTCATAAGTATTATGATAATATTGACACTGATGTTATAATTCCAGCTAGATATTTAAATACTTCTGATCCAAATGAACTTGCTAAACATTGTATGGAAGATTTAGATAAGGAATTTGTAAACAAAGTTAATAAAGGTGATATTATAGTTGCAGGTAAAAATTTCGGTTGTGGTTCTTCTCGTGAACATGCACCAATTGCAATAAAAGCAAGTGGTATTTCATGTGTAATTGCAAAATCATTTGCAAGGATATTTTATAGAAATGCTATAAATATAGGTCTACCTATTATCGAATGTCCAGAAGCAGTTGATAGTATATCAGATCAAGATAACCTTGATGTTGATCTGATAAATGGAAAGATAAAGAACCTCACAAAAAATGAAGAATATATAGCAAAACCATTTCCGCAATTTATGCAAGATATTATGAAAATGGGTGGATTAATTTCATATGTTAAAGGAGAGAAAAAATAA
- the leuC gene encoding 3-isopropylmalate dehydratase large subunit: MNMSMTMTQKILANHAGKKHVEAGDLTFANIDLVLGNDVTTPVAVKEFDKIGTEKVFDKDKIAIVPDHFTPNKDIKSAEQCKFIREFAKKHDITNYFEIGEMGIEHALIPEKGLVVPGDLVIGADSHTCTYGALGAFSTGIGSTDMAAAMATGKCWFKVPEAIKFVLYGKKTGWVSGKDVILHIIGMIGVDGALYSSMEYTGEGLKYLSIDDRFTIANMAIEAGAKNGIFEVDDITIDYVRKHSSKQYSIYTADKDAKYSKVIEIDLSKIKPTVAFPHLPENTKTIDQIAENVYIDQVVIGSCTNGRIEDLRIAAKIFKGRKVKKGLRCIVFPATQNIYMQALKEGLIEIFIDAGCAVSTPTCGPCLGGHMGILAEGEKALATTNRNFVGRMGHPKSEVYLSSPAVAAASAILGYIASPEELGLKGEE; this comes from the coding sequence ATGAATATGTCAATGACTATGACACAAAAGATACTAGCAAATCATGCCGGGAAAAAACATGTTGAAGCGGGAGATTTAACATTTGCCAATATTGATTTAGTTCTTGGAAATGATGTTACTACTCCAGTTGCAGTTAAAGAATTTGATAAAATTGGAACTGAAAAGGTTTTTGATAAGGATAAAATTGCAATTGTGCCTGATCATTTTACTCCTAACAAAGACATTAAGTCGGCTGAACAATGTAAATTCATTCGTGAATTTGCAAAAAAACATGATATCACAAATTACTTTGAAATAGGGGAAATGGGTATTGAGCATGCTTTAATTCCTGAAAAAGGTCTTGTTGTGCCAGGAGATTTAGTTATTGGTGCTGATTCCCATACTTGCACATATGGAGCATTAGGTGCTTTTTCAACTGGAATAGGTTCAACTGATATGGCAGCAGCAATGGCAACAGGAAAATGTTGGTTTAAAGTGCCTGAAGCTATTAAATTTGTTTTATATGGCAAAAAAACAGGCTGGGTTTCTGGGAAAGATGTAATTCTTCATATAATTGGAATGATTGGCGTTGATGGAGCTTTATATAGTTCTATGGAATATACAGGAGAAGGATTAAAGTATCTTTCAATTGATGATAGATTTACTATTGCTAATATGGCGATTGAAGCAGGTGCTAAAAATGGTATATTTGAAGTTGATGATATTACAATTGACTACGTAAGAAAACATTCAAGTAAACAATATTCAATATATACTGCTGATAAAGATGCAAAATACTCAAAAGTTATCGAAATAGATTTATCAAAAATAAAACCTACAGTCGCTTTCCCACACCTACCAGAAAACACAAAAACAATAGATCAAATTGCTGAAAATGTTTATATCGACCAAGTTGTTATTGGTTCCTGTACGAATGGTAGAATTGAAGATTTAAGAATAGCAGCAAAGATTTTCAAGGGAAGAAAAGTTAAAAAAGGATTAAGATGTATTGTATTCCCTGCTACACAAAATATTTATATGCAAGCCTTAAAAGAAGGCCTTATTGAAATTTTTATTGATGCCGGTTGTGCTGTTTCAACTCCAACTTGTGGGCCATGCCTCGGAGGACATATGGGTATTTTGGCAGAGGGTGAAAAAGCACTTGCAACAACAAATAGGAATTTTGTTGGAAGAATGGGGCATCCAAAGAGTGAAGTATATCTTTCATCACCTGCAGTTGCAGCAGCTTCTGCAATATTGGGATATATTGCATCGCCAGAAGAACTTGGTTTGAAAGGAGAAGAATAA
- a CDS encoding response regulator has translation MKKRTILFVDDEENILNSLKRSLFDEEYRCIFTISAEEALNILNREEVHVVVADMKMPQMDGLTFLKIVKEKYPKIVRIVLSGYTQLSQVLATINQADVFRYVTKPWKMEEEFKEILKQAIEYYNLQEEKEELTKALEKKNQMYINILKTTEQKFKEVGQDFLYINNAISKLFDYIIEKKNDDNFDTIIANFKRIFKNIISSQPTFKIKFGYERLRNEIYKFIEEKLNINKKLILNVRNSDISNIIFEGNYTIIFLTLIEIISILYNVNSLDLLQIELTYAKKQEEQNLIFIIPIDEINNQNTLDILEIAGIFIKAYNGDFMIKQKDKGFVLIIDYKL, from the coding sequence ATGAAAAAGAGAACAATACTTTTTGTTGATGATGAAGAAAATATATTAAACTCCTTGAAAAGATCATTATTTGATGAAGAATATAGATGTATATTTACTATCTCAGCTGAAGAAGCATTAAATATTCTTAATAGAGAAGAGGTACATGTGGTTGTTGCCGATATGAAAATGCCGCAAATGGACGGATTAACCTTTCTTAAAATAGTAAAAGAAAAATATCCTAAAATTGTAAGAATTGTACTATCCGGTTATACACAGTTATCACAAGTTTTAGCTACCATAAATCAAGCTGATGTATTCAGATATGTAACTAAACCTTGGAAAATGGAAGAAGAATTCAAAGAAATACTTAAACAAGCTATAGAATATTACAATTTACAAGAAGAAAAAGAAGAATTAACAAAGGCATTAGAAAAGAAAAATCAGATGTACATTAATATCTTGAAAACAACAGAACAAAAATTTAAAGAGGTTGGGCAAGACTTTTTATATATCAATAATGCAATTTCAAAGTTATTTGATTATATAATTGAAAAAAAGAATGATGATAATTTTGATACAATAATAGCTAATTTTAAAAGAATTTTTAAAAACATTATTTCATCACAACCAACTTTCAAAATTAAATTTGGCTATGAAAGATTAAGAAATGAAATCTATAAGTTTATTGAAGAAAAGCTAAATATTAATAAAAAATTAATATTAAATGTACGAAATTCTGATATAAGCAATATTATTTTTGAAGGTAATTACACTATTATATTTCTAACACTTATCGAAATAATTTCAATTCTTTATAATGTCAACAGTTTAGATTTACTTCAAATTGAACTAACTTATGCAAAAAAGCAAGAGGAACAAAATCTTATTTTTATTATACCTATTGATGAAATAAATAATCAAAATACTTTAGATATATTAGAAATTGCAGGTATTTTTATTAAAGCATATAATGGAGATTTTATGATTAAACAAAAAGATAAGGGCTTTGTATTGATAATTGATTATAAGCTTTGA
- a CDS encoding HDOD domain-containing protein, producing the protein MMKKILFVDDEKYILRALQRAFIDEDYDIFVAEDGESALDILKNNQIDLIISDMRMPKMDGYELLKIVKNKYPSVIRIILSGYADEDIIFKAIQTNIAKLYIYKPWDDETLKKIIKNVFYIEQLIKDKKLLEIINNIDYVPTLKNLYLNVLNLISDNEDISKIVKEIEKDPAISAKILQVANSAFYNLKTASIKNAIVYLGLINIKNIILSQTFIEMLIDDSIEKKELWIHANLSNKLTSFIYEKILRKKMHDSYSCAGLLHGLGNLVLCKIYQKKYKEFNESLKNKSIDDILTKEKEYFGINHAEIGGALLAWWQLPLPIVETALFHHNPQDINIINKELVCIVNIACHYSWLILDNKNKTTDPTYSINYLKLDGEKLKIIEDLCIELQNELRL; encoded by the coding sequence ATGATGAAAAAAATATTGTTTGTTGATGATGAGAAATATATTTTAAGAGCTTTACAAAGAGCATTTATTGATGAGGATTATGATATTTTTGTTGCAGAAGACGGAGAGAGTGCTCTTGATATTTTAAAAAATAATCAAATTGATTTAATAATTTCAGATATGCGTATGCCTAAAATGGATGGGTATGAATTATTAAAGATAGTAAAAAATAAATATCCTTCGGTAATAAGAATTATTCTTAGTGGATATGCAGATGAAGATATTATTTTTAAAGCTATACAAACAAATATAGCAAAATTATATATTTATAAACCATGGGATGATGAAACATTAAAAAAGATTATTAAAAATGTATTTTATATTGAACAATTAATTAAAGATAAAAAACTTTTGGAGATTATTAACAATATAGATTATGTTCCTACACTGAAAAATTTATATTTAAATGTCTTAAATCTAATAAGCGATAATGAGGATATTAGTAAAATTGTCAAAGAAATTGAAAAAGATCCAGCTATAAGTGCAAAGATACTTCAAGTAGCCAACTCAGCATTTTACAATCTAAAGACTGCATCTATAAAGAATGCTATTGTGTATTTAGGATTAATTAATATCAAAAACATTATTTTATCACAAACATTTATAGAAATGTTAATTGACGATAGTATTGAAAAAAAGGAATTATGGATTCATGCTAATTTATCAAACAAATTGACAAGTTTTATTTATGAGAAAATATTACGCAAAAAAATGCATGATAGTTATTCTTGTGCAGGCCTTTTACATGGATTGGGGAACTTAGTTCTATGTAAAATATATCAAAAAAAATATAAGGAATTTAATGAAAGCTTGAAAAATAAAAGCATTGATGATATTTTAACAAAAGAAAAAGAATATTTCGGAATTAACCATGCTGAGATAGGGGGAGCTCTTCTTGCGTGGTGGCAACTTCCACTGCCTATTGTTGAAACAGCATTATTTCATCATAATCCCCAAGATATAAATATCATAAACAAAGAATTAGTATGTATTGTAAACATTGCTTGTCACTACTCATGGTTAATATTAGACAATAAGAATAAGACTACTGATCCAACTTATTCAATAAATTATCTGAAATTAGATGGAGAAAAACTAAAAATAATTGAAGATTTATGTATTGAATTACAAAATGAGTTAAGATTATAG
- a CDS encoding response regulator codes for MKILIVDDSPFITAQAKDMILSNNINAEIYECYNGDEAQNILEKDSYDILLIDVVMPGKSGIEVVKSIRRMKEYGDIYIIVMTSINKDNILREAFDSGANDFIRKPFDENELISRLKAAFRLRSYQYLYKTTLQNLQEKNKELATIANKLKETQDYLIHSEKMSAIGQIAAGIAHEINNPLGFISTNFETLYKYSKKMVEVISSINDIIKSVTNFNNIDCEKMKDDISNLSQLIHKNKIDYIISDIDDLFAESQEGIERVTRIVQSLRRFARSGHDSNFTYEDINDIIDETLIIAKNEIKYKIDIIKEYDKLPQVYCNRGEIGQVVLNIIINAVQAIKSQNKDERGHIIIKTWYDEENVYFSIKDDGPGIKRVYLSKIFEPFFTTKEVGQGTGLGLSISYDIIVNKHKGNIKVFSEEGNGAEFIVNIPRNNEISDNN; via the coding sequence ATGAAAATATTAATTGTTGATGATAGCCCATTCATAACTGCTCAGGCAAAGGATATGATATTAAGTAATAATATAAATGCTGAAATATATGAATGTTACAATGGTGATGAGGCACAAAATATTCTCGAAAAAGATTCATATGATATTCTGCTTATTGATGTTGTCATGCCTGGAAAAAGTGGGATTGAAGTGGTAAAAAGTATAAGAAGAATGAAAGAATATGGAGATATATATATAATTGTGATGACGTCAATAAATAAAGATAATATATTAAGAGAAGCTTTTGATAGTGGTGCTAATGACTTTATTCGAAAACCATTTGATGAAAATGAACTAATTTCACGTCTTAAAGCTGCTTTTAGACTCAGGAGCTATCAATATTTATATAAAACTACACTTCAGAATTTACAAGAAAAAAATAAAGAATTAGCAACAATTGCAAATAAATTAAAAGAAACACAGGACTATTTAATTCATTCTGAAAAAATGTCGGCAATAGGACAGATTGCAGCTGGTATTGCTCATGAAATTAACAACCCTTTAGGATTTATATCAACTAATTTTGAAACATTATATAAATATTCAAAGAAAATGGTTGAAGTTATTAGTTCAATAAATGATATTATAAAAAGCGTTACAAATTTTAACAATATTGACTGTGAAAAGATGAAAGATGATATAAGCAATCTTTCACAATTAATTCATAAGAATAAAATAGACTATATCATTTCTGATATTGATGACCTTTTTGCTGAATCTCAAGAAGGTATTGAAAGAGTTACACGAATTGTTCAAAGTTTAAGGCGTTTTGCAAGAAGTGGTCATGATTCAAACTTTACCTATGAGGATATAAATGACATTATTGATGAAACATTAATAATTGCTAAAAATGAAATTAAATATAAAATTGACATTATTAAAGAATATGATAAATTACCTCAAGTTTATTGCAATAGAGGTGAAATAGGTCAAGTTGTACTTAACATTATTATTAATGCAGTTCAGGCAATCAAGTCTCAAAACAAGGATGAGAGAGGACATATAATAATAAAAACTTGGTATGATGAAGAAAATGTGTATTTTTCTATTAAAGATGACGGTCCTGGAATTAAAAGGGTTTATTTAAGTAAAATATTTGAACCATTCTTTACAACAAAAGAGGTAGGACAAGGTACAGGACTTGGGCTTAGTATTTCTTATGATATTATAGTAAATAAACATAAAGGTAATATTAAAGTATTTTCTGAAGAGGGGAACGGTGCCGAATTTATTGTTAATATTCCCAGAAATAACGAAATATCAGATAATAATTAA
- a CDS encoding chemotaxis protein CheW, translating to MKQYVVFSVGDQLFGVEILDIVEIIKPTKFTKIPNAPEYLEGLIDLRGTSVPIINLSKRLMLGSNALNPKVVIVQLDKFMMGFLVDDVSEILKIDEQNVEEAKENIKGIKRNYIQSIARIGEELLIILNLKRVLTIDEEQLIERVLNN from the coding sequence ATGAAACAATATGTTGTTTTTAGTGTAGGTGATCAATTATTTGGTGTTGAGATTTTGGATATTGTAGAGATAATAAAACCTACAAAATTTACCAAAATTCCTAATGCACCTGAATATCTTGAAGGATTAATCGACTTAAGAGGGACATCAGTTCCAATTATTAATTTATCAAAAAGGTTAATGCTTGGATCTAATGCTTTAAATCCAAAGGTTGTTATTGTGCAACTTGATAAGTTCATGATGGGCTTTTTAGTTGATGATGTTTCTGAAATTTTAAAGATTGACGAACAGAATGTTGAAGAAGCAAAAGAAAATATAAAAGGTATTAAAAGGAATTATATCCAATCAATTGCTCGAATAGGCGAAGAATTACTGATTATACTTAATCTAAAAAGAGTATTGACAATAGATGAAGAGCAATTAATCGAAAGAGTATTAAACAATTAA